From the Ascaphus truei isolate aAscTru1 chromosome 15, aAscTru1.hap1, whole genome shotgun sequence genome, one window contains:
- the RAE1 gene encoding mRNA export factor RAE1 isoform X2: protein MKPARSGTCRTKMSLFGTAAGFGTGGASMFGSTAADNHNPMKDIEVTSPPDDSIGCLSFSPPTLPGNFLIAGSWANDVRCWEVQDNGQTIPKAQQMHTGPVLDVCWSDDGSKVFTASCDKTAKMWDLNSNQCIQVAQHEAPIKTVHWIKAPNYSCIMTGSWDKTLKFWDTRSPNPLMTLQLPERCYCSDVVYPMAAVATADRGLIVYQLENQPSEFRRIESPLKHQHRCVAIFKDKQNKPTGFALGSIEGRVAIHYINPPNPAKDNFTFKCHRSNGTNTTAPQDIYAVNGISFHPVHGTLATVGSDGRFSFWDKDARTKLKTSEQLDQPISASCFNHNGNIFAYSSSYDWSKGHEFYNPQKKNYIFLRNAAEELKPRNKK from the exons atGAAACCGGCCAGGTCAGGAACGTGCAG gaccAAAATGAGTTTGTTTGGAACAGCTGCAGGCTTCGGTACTGGAGGTGCAAGCATGTTTGGCAGCACAGCGGCGGATAATCACAATCCTATGAAG GACATTGAAGTAACTTCTCCCCCAGATGACAGCATTGGGTGCCTCTCTTTTAGCCCTCCGACCTTGCCCGGAAACTTCCTGATTGCAGGTTCCTGGGCTAATGAT GTGCGTTGCTGGGAAGTTCAGGATAATGGGCAGACCATTCCAAAAGCCCAACAGATGCACACAGGACCTGTATTAGACGTCTGCTGGAGTGAT GATGGGAGCAAAGTGTTTACAGCATCTTGCGATAAAACTGCCAAAATGTGGGATCTTAATAGTAACCAGTGTATACAGGTAGCACAG CATGAAGCTCCTATAAAGACTGTGCACTGGATTAAGGCACCAAATTACAGCTGCATCATGACTGGGAGTTGGGATAAGACTTTGAAG TTCTGGGACACTCGTTCACCGAACCCACTGATGACCCTGCAGCTCCCTGAAAGATGTTACTGTTCTGATGTG GTGTATCCTATGGCTGCGGTGGCCACAGCAGACCGAGGGTTAATTGTGTATCAACTGGAAAATCAACCCTCTGAATTCCGGAGGATAGAATCGCCTCTTAAACATCAG CACCGGTGTGTAGCCATATTTAAAGACAAACAGAACAAACCCACTGGCTTTGCCCTTGGAAGTATTGAAGGACGAGTTGCCATCCATTACATTAACCCTCCCAATCC AGCGAAAGACAACTTCACATTTAAATGCCACCGCTCCAACGGAACAAACACAACAGCTCCTCAGGACATCTACGCT GTAAATGGTATTTCTTTCCATCCTGTCCACGGCACTCTGGCAACCGTTGGTTCCGACGGGCGCTTTAGCTTTTGGGATAAAGACGCACGGACCAAACTGAAGACGTCAGAACAGCTAGACCAGCCTATTTCCGCCTCCTGCTTCAATCACAATGGGAACATCTTTGCCTATTCCTCTAGCTACGACTGGTCCAAG GGGCACGAGTTCTATAATCCCCAGAAGAAGAATTACATCTTCCTGCGTAATGCAGCAGAAGAGTTAAAGCCGAGGAATAAGAAGTAG
- the RAE1 gene encoding mRNA export factor RAE1 isoform X1, translated as MKPARSGTCRTKMSLFGTAAGFGTGGASMFGSTAADNHNPMKDIEVTSPPDDSIGCLSFSPPTLPGNFLIAGSWANDVRCWEVQDNGQTIPKAQQMHTGPVLDVCWSDDGSKVFTASCDKTAKMWDLNSNQCIQVAQHEAPIKTVHWIKAPNYSCIMTGSWDKTLKFWDTRSPNPLMTLQLPERCYCSDVVYPMAAVATADRGLIVYQLENQPSEFRRIESPLKHQHRCVAIFKDKQNKPTGFALGSIEGRVAIHYINPPNPAKDNFTFKCHRSNGTNTTAPQDIYAVNGISFHPVHGTLATVGSDGRFSFWDKDARTKLKTSEQLDQPISASCFNHNGNIFAYSSSYDWSKGHEFYNPQKKNYIFLRNAAEELKPRNKK; from the exons atGAAACCGGCCAGGTCAGGAACGTGCAG gaccAAAATGAGTTTGTTTGGAACAGCTGCAGGCTTCGGTACTGGAGGTGCAAGCATGTTTGGCAGCACAGCGGCGGATAATCACAATCCTATGAAG GACATTGAAGTAACTTCTCCCCCAGATGACAGCATTGGGTGCCTCTCTTTTAGCCCTCCGACCTTGCCCGGAAACTTCCTGATTGCAGGTTCCTGGGCTAATGAT GTGCGTTGCTGGGAAGTTCAGGATAATGGGCAGACCATTCCAAAAGCCCAACAGATGCACACAGGACCTGTATTAGACGTCTGCTGGAGTGAT GATGGGAGCAAAGTGTTTACAGCATCTTGCGATAAAACTGCCAAAATGTGGGATCTTAATAGTAACCAGTGTATACAGGTAGCACAG CATGAAGCTCCTATAAAGACTGTGCACTGGATTAAGGCACCAAATTACAGCTGCATCATGACTGGGAGTTGGGATAAGACTTTGAAG TTCTGGGACACTCGTTCACCGAACCCACTGATGACCCTGCAGCTCCCTGAAAGATGTTACTGTTCTGATGTG GTGTATCCTATGGCTGCGGTGGCCACAGCAGACCGAGGGTTAATTGTGTATCAACTGGAAAATCAACCCTCTGAATTCCGGAGGATAGAATCGCCTCTTAAACATCAG CACCGGTGTGTAGCCATATTTAAAGACAAACAGAACAAACCCACTGGCTTTGCCCTTGGAAGTATTGAAGGACGAGTTGCCATCCATTACATTAACCCTCCCAATCC AGCGAAAGACAACTTCACATTTAAATGCCACCGCTCCAACGGAACAAACACAACAGCTCCTCAGGACATCTACGCT GTAAATGGTATTTCTTTCCATCCTGTCCACGGCACTCTGGCAACCGTTGGTTCCGACGGGCGCTTTAGCTTTTGGGATAAAGACGCACGGACCAAACTGAAGACGTCAGAACAGCTAGACCAGCCTATTTCCGCCTCCTGCTTCAATCACAATGGGAACATCTTTGCCTATTCCTCTAGCTACGACTGGTCCAAG GGGCACGAGTTCTATAATCCCCAGAAGAAGAATTACATCTTCCTGCGTAATGCAGCAGAAGAGTTAAAGCCGAGGAATAAGAAGTA G
- the RAE1 gene encoding mRNA export factor RAE1 isoform X3: protein MSLFGTAAGFGTGGASMFGSTAADNHNPMKDIEVTSPPDDSIGCLSFSPPTLPGNFLIAGSWANDVRCWEVQDNGQTIPKAQQMHTGPVLDVCWSDDGSKVFTASCDKTAKMWDLNSNQCIQVAQHEAPIKTVHWIKAPNYSCIMTGSWDKTLKFWDTRSPNPLMTLQLPERCYCSDVVYPMAAVATADRGLIVYQLENQPSEFRRIESPLKHQHRCVAIFKDKQNKPTGFALGSIEGRVAIHYINPPNPAKDNFTFKCHRSNGTNTTAPQDIYAVNGISFHPVHGTLATVGSDGRFSFWDKDARTKLKTSEQLDQPISASCFNHNGNIFAYSSSYDWSKGHEFYNPQKKNYIFLRNAAEELKPRNKK, encoded by the exons ATGAGTTTGTTTGGAACAGCTGCAGGCTTCGGTACTGGAGGTGCAAGCATGTTTGGCAGCACAGCGGCGGATAATCACAATCCTATGAAG GACATTGAAGTAACTTCTCCCCCAGATGACAGCATTGGGTGCCTCTCTTTTAGCCCTCCGACCTTGCCCGGAAACTTCCTGATTGCAGGTTCCTGGGCTAATGAT GTGCGTTGCTGGGAAGTTCAGGATAATGGGCAGACCATTCCAAAAGCCCAACAGATGCACACAGGACCTGTATTAGACGTCTGCTGGAGTGAT GATGGGAGCAAAGTGTTTACAGCATCTTGCGATAAAACTGCCAAAATGTGGGATCTTAATAGTAACCAGTGTATACAGGTAGCACAG CATGAAGCTCCTATAAAGACTGTGCACTGGATTAAGGCACCAAATTACAGCTGCATCATGACTGGGAGTTGGGATAAGACTTTGAAG TTCTGGGACACTCGTTCACCGAACCCACTGATGACCCTGCAGCTCCCTGAAAGATGTTACTGTTCTGATGTG GTGTATCCTATGGCTGCGGTGGCCACAGCAGACCGAGGGTTAATTGTGTATCAACTGGAAAATCAACCCTCTGAATTCCGGAGGATAGAATCGCCTCTTAAACATCAG CACCGGTGTGTAGCCATATTTAAAGACAAACAGAACAAACCCACTGGCTTTGCCCTTGGAAGTATTGAAGGACGAGTTGCCATCCATTACATTAACCCTCCCAATCC AGCGAAAGACAACTTCACATTTAAATGCCACCGCTCCAACGGAACAAACACAACAGCTCCTCAGGACATCTACGCT GTAAATGGTATTTCTTTCCATCCTGTCCACGGCACTCTGGCAACCGTTGGTTCCGACGGGCGCTTTAGCTTTTGGGATAAAGACGCACGGACCAAACTGAAGACGTCAGAACAGCTAGACCAGCCTATTTCCGCCTCCTGCTTCAATCACAATGGGAACATCTTTGCCTATTCCTCTAGCTACGACTGGTCCAAG GGGCACGAGTTCTATAATCCCCAGAAGAAGAATTACATCTTCCTGCGTAATGCAGCAGAAGAGTTAAAGCCGAGGAATAAGAAGTA G